The following proteins are encoded in a genomic region of Streptomyces sp. NBC_01723:
- the paaN gene encoding phenylacetic acid degradation protein PaaN yields the protein MAAELTAHQLIAQHRPTLDLALETIRTRAYWSPHPEHPKAYGENGSLDMAAGKAAFDALLGTRLDLGQPGTDDWVGGEVSPYGVELGVQYPHADLDVLLPAMKAGQKAWRDAGAELRAMVCLEILRRIGARTMEFAQAVMHTSGQAFMMAFQAGGPHAQDRGMEAVAYAYVEQARTPDTAEWTKPQGKRDPLALTKGFTPVPRGIGLVIGCNTFPTWNGYPGLFASLATGNAVLVKPHPRAVLPLALTVQVARDVLAEAGFDPNLVALAAERPGEGIAKTLATRPEIRIIDYTGSTAFGDWLEANAGQAQVFTEKAGVNTVIVESTDDYQGMLANLAFSLSLYSGQMCTTPQNLLIPRDGIRTDQGPKSYDEVTADLARAVDGLLGDDARANALLGAIVNPDVKARLEAAAGLGEVALASREITNPEFPDAVVRTPVIVKLDGAKPGDEAVYTSECFGPVSFAVAVDSAADAVELLRHSVREKGAMTVGAYTTDPEFEEAVTEVCLDEAAQLSLNLTGGVYVNQTAAFSDFHGSGGNPAANAALCDGAFVANRFRVVEVRRPA from the coding sequence ATGGCCGCCGAACTCACCGCACACCAGCTGATCGCCCAGCACCGGCCGACCCTGGACCTGGCGCTGGAGACGATCCGCACGCGCGCGTACTGGTCCCCCCACCCCGAGCACCCCAAGGCCTACGGGGAGAACGGCAGCCTGGACATGGCCGCGGGCAAGGCCGCCTTCGACGCCCTGCTCGGCACCCGCCTCGACCTCGGCCAGCCCGGCACCGACGACTGGGTCGGCGGCGAGGTCTCCCCGTACGGCGTCGAGCTGGGCGTCCAGTACCCGCACGCGGACCTCGACGTGCTGCTGCCCGCCATGAAGGCCGGACAGAAGGCGTGGCGGGACGCGGGCGCCGAGCTGCGCGCGATGGTCTGCCTGGAGATCCTCCGCCGGATCGGCGCACGGACCATGGAGTTCGCCCAGGCGGTCATGCACACCTCCGGACAGGCCTTCATGATGGCCTTCCAGGCGGGCGGCCCGCACGCCCAGGACCGCGGCATGGAGGCCGTGGCCTACGCGTACGTGGAGCAGGCCCGCACCCCCGACACCGCGGAGTGGACGAAGCCCCAGGGCAAGCGCGACCCGCTCGCGCTCACCAAGGGGTTCACGCCGGTGCCGCGGGGCATCGGCCTGGTCATCGGCTGCAACACCTTCCCGACGTGGAACGGCTACCCGGGCCTGTTCGCCTCCCTCGCCACCGGCAACGCGGTCCTGGTCAAGCCCCACCCCCGCGCGGTGCTGCCGCTCGCCCTCACCGTGCAGGTCGCCCGCGACGTGCTCGCCGAGGCCGGCTTCGACCCGAACCTGGTCGCGCTGGCCGCCGAGCGCCCCGGCGAGGGCATCGCCAAGACCCTGGCGACCCGACCCGAGATCCGGATCATCGACTACACCGGCTCCACCGCCTTCGGCGACTGGCTGGAGGCCAACGCCGGCCAGGCGCAGGTCTTCACCGAGAAGGCCGGGGTCAACACGGTGATCGTCGAGTCGACCGACGACTACCAGGGGATGCTCGCCAACCTGGCCTTCTCGCTGTCCCTGTACAGCGGCCAGATGTGCACCACCCCGCAGAACCTGCTGATCCCCCGCGACGGCATCCGCACCGACCAGGGCCCCAAGTCCTACGACGAGGTGACCGCCGACCTGGCGCGCGCCGTCGACGGCCTCCTCGGCGACGACGCCCGCGCGAACGCCCTGCTCGGCGCCATCGTCAACCCGGACGTCAAGGCCCGCCTGGAGGCCGCCGCCGGACTCGGCGAAGTTGCCCTGGCCTCCCGCGAGATCACCAACCCGGAGTTCCCGGACGCGGTCGTGCGCACCCCGGTGATCGTCAAGCTGGACGGCGCCAAGCCCGGCGACGAGGCCGTCTACACCAGCGAGTGCTTCGGCCCGGTCTCCTTCGCCGTCGCCGTCGACTCCGCCGCCGACGCCGTGGAGCTGCTGCGGCACAGCGTCCGGGAGAAGGGCGCGATGACGGTCGGCGCGTACACCACCGACCCGGAGTTCGAGGAGGCCGTGACGGAGGTCTGCCTGGACGAGGCCGCCCAGCTCTCCCTCAACCTCACGGGCGGGGTGTACGTCAACCAGACGGCCGCCTTCTCCGACTTCCACGGCTCCGGCGGCAACCCGGCGGCCAACGCGGCCCTGTGCGACGGCGCCTTCGTCGCCAACCGCTTCCGCGTGGTGGAGGTCCGCCGGCCCGCCTAG
- a CDS encoding TrmH family RNA methyltransferase, translated as MTEPDPLAAWRRHAGPCVLLDGFHALKHALRFGARVPVAVTTDRAAALTLADELAPDVRDTLDGLLAEVPHEAYASLVARPHPTAVAALAVRPSRAAGLEALARRPRRAPVVVLDQPRNLGNAGAVIRLAAGFGATGVVTTGTLDPWHPTVVRGGAGLHFATVVERLEVAELPPGPVFALDPEGEDIRGLQPPDDALLAFGSERSGLSRELRARADQLVALPMRPQVSSYNLATSVAMTLYHWSATGGAPHVA; from the coding sequence ATGACCGAGCCCGACCCGTTGGCCGCCTGGCGTCGGCACGCCGGGCCGTGTGTCCTGCTGGACGGCTTCCACGCGCTCAAGCACGCGCTGCGGTTCGGAGCCAGGGTGCCGGTGGCCGTCACCACCGACCGCGCGGCCGCCCTCACCCTCGCCGACGAGCTGGCGCCCGACGTGCGCGACACCCTGGACGGTCTGCTGGCCGAGGTGCCGCACGAGGCGTACGCGTCGCTGGTCGCGCGGCCGCACCCCACGGCGGTGGCCGCCCTGGCGGTACGGCCCTCGCGGGCGGCCGGTCTGGAGGCGCTGGCGCGCAGGCCCCGCCGGGCCCCGGTGGTGGTGCTGGACCAGCCGCGCAACCTCGGCAACGCGGGCGCGGTGATCCGGCTGGCCGCCGGATTCGGGGCGACCGGGGTGGTCACCACCGGCACGCTCGACCCCTGGCACCCCACGGTGGTGCGGGGCGGGGCCGGGCTGCACTTCGCGACGGTCGTGGAGCGGCTGGAGGTGGCGGAGCTGCCGCCGGGGCCGGTCTTCGCGCTGGACCCCGAGGGCGAGGACATCCGCGGGCTCCAGCCGCCGGACGACGCGCTGCTCGCGTTCGGCTCCGAGCGCAGCGGTCTTTCGCGGGAGCTGCGCGCCCGGGCCGACCAACTGGTGGCGCTGCCGATGCGCCCCCAGGTCTCCAGCTACAACCTCGCGACCAGTGTGGCCATGACGCTGTACCACTGGAGCGCCACCGGGGGCGCACCGCACGTCGCCTAG
- a CDS encoding Lrp/AsnC family transcriptional regulator, which yields MAERPEDGGPEEPAPPPPPRPLDAIDQDILRMLQADGRASIRSVAERVHVSRANAYARINRLVEDGVIRGFGARVDHERAGHGTSAYITLKIVQNSWRTVRAQLRQLPGASHIALVGGDFDVLLLVHTPDNRALRELVLSRLQAIPEVLSTRTLLVFETEDLEPQS from the coding sequence ATGGCCGAGCGCCCGGAGGACGGCGGCCCCGAGGAGCCCGCTCCCCCGCCGCCCCCGCGCCCGCTGGACGCGATCGATCAGGACATCCTGCGCATGCTCCAGGCGGACGGCCGCGCCTCGATACGGTCGGTCGCCGAGCGGGTGCACGTCTCGCGCGCGAACGCCTACGCCCGCATCAACCGGCTCGTCGAGGACGGCGTCATCCGCGGCTTCGGAGCCCGCGTCGACCACGAACGCGCGGGGCACGGGACCTCGGCGTACATCACCCTGAAGATCGTCCAGAACTCCTGGCGCACGGTCCGGGCGCAGCTGCGGCAGTTGCCGGGGGCCTCGCACATCGCCCTGGTGGGCGGTGACTTCGACGTCCTCCTGCTGGTGCACACGCCGGACAACCGGGCCCTGCGCGAGCTGGTGCTCAGCCGCCTCCAGGCCATCCCGGAGGTGCTCAGCACCCGCACCCTGCTGGTGTTCGAGACCGAGGACCTGGAACCGCAGAGCTGA
- a CDS encoding TetR/AcrR family transcriptional regulator, which produces MTTARRDTYTPETLLSVAVQVFIERGYDGTSMEHLSKAAGISKSSIYHHVTGKEELLRRAVSRALDELFGILDEEHARVGPAAGRLEYVVRRMVEVLMAELPYVTLLLRVRGNTDTERWALERRREFDHRVAALLKAAAAEGDVRADVEVRLATRLVFGMINSIVEWYRPEGPDGRAGAGEREVADAVARLVFGGLRKPS; this is translated from the coding sequence ATGACCACCGCCAGGCGCGACACGTACACGCCCGAGACGCTGCTCTCCGTCGCCGTGCAGGTCTTCATCGAGCGCGGCTACGACGGCACCTCCATGGAGCACCTCTCCAAGGCCGCCGGGATCTCCAAGTCGTCGATCTACCACCACGTCACGGGCAAGGAGGAGCTGCTGCGCCGAGCGGTGAGCCGGGCGCTGGACGAGCTCTTCGGGATCCTCGACGAGGAGCACGCGCGCGTGGGGCCCGCCGCCGGGCGCCTGGAGTACGTCGTGCGCCGCATGGTCGAGGTGCTGATGGCCGAACTGCCCTACGTGACGCTGCTGCTGCGGGTGCGCGGCAACACGGACACCGAGCGGTGGGCGCTGGAGCGGCGGCGGGAGTTCGACCACCGGGTCGCCGCCCTGCTGAAGGCCGCGGCGGCCGAGGGGGACGTCCGCGCGGACGTGGAGGTCCGGCTCGCGACCCGTCTGGTCTTCGGCATGATCAACTCGATCGTGGAGTGGTACCGCCCCGAGGGTCCCGACGGCCGGGCGGGCGCGGGCGAGCGCGAGGTGGCCGACGCGGTGGCGCGGCTGGTCTTCGGCGGGCTGCGCAAGCCGTCCTGA
- a CDS encoding 3-hydroxyacyl-CoA dehydrogenase: MTALDLSSPVAVVGTGTMGQGIAQVALVAGHPVRLYDAVPGRAREAADAIGARLDRLVEKERLTGPERDAARARLKPAGALSDLADCALVVEAVVERLDVKQELFQALEDVVGDDCLLATNTSSLSVTAIAGGLGNPGRFVGLHFFNPAPLLPLVEVVSGFATDVSSATRAYETARAWGKTPVACADTPGFIVNRIARPFYAEALAVYEDQGADPATVDAVLRESGGFRMGAFELTDLIGQDVNESVTHSVWRAFFQDVRFTPSLAQRRLVESGRLGRKSGQGWYDYRDGAERPEPHTAEPADPPAYVVAEGDLGPAAEVLALIREAGIEVREEAEDNGTRLVLPSGGQLVLADGQTSVEFRDVVYFDLALDYRAATRVALSAAQSTSPRTVAEATGLFQALGKKVSVIGDVPGMIVARTVARIVDLAVEAVAKGVATEEDVDTAMRLGVNYPLGPLEWSRRLGDDWACSVLGNLHECAPTGRYAPSLALYRHAYAADKQEGTPS; this comes from the coding sequence ATGACAGCACTCGACCTCAGCAGCCCCGTGGCCGTCGTCGGCACCGGCACCATGGGCCAGGGCATCGCCCAGGTGGCGCTGGTCGCGGGCCATCCCGTGCGGCTGTACGACGCCGTCCCCGGCCGGGCCCGGGAGGCGGCAGACGCGATCGGCGCCCGGCTCGACCGGCTCGTCGAGAAGGAACGGCTCACCGGCCCCGAGCGGGACGCCGCCCGCGCCCGGCTGAAGCCCGCCGGGGCACTCTCCGACCTGGCCGACTGCGCCCTGGTCGTCGAGGCCGTCGTGGAGCGGCTGGACGTCAAGCAGGAGCTGTTCCAGGCGCTGGAGGACGTCGTCGGCGACGACTGCCTGCTCGCCACCAACACCTCCTCCCTGTCCGTCACCGCCATCGCCGGCGGGCTCGGCAACCCGGGCCGCTTCGTCGGCCTGCACTTCTTCAACCCCGCGCCGCTGCTGCCGCTGGTGGAGGTCGTCTCCGGCTTCGCCACCGACGTCTCGTCGGCCACGCGCGCGTACGAGACGGCCCGCGCCTGGGGCAAGACCCCGGTCGCCTGCGCCGACACCCCCGGGTTCATCGTCAACCGCATCGCCCGGCCCTTCTACGCCGAGGCCCTCGCCGTGTACGAGGACCAGGGAGCCGACCCGGCCACCGTCGACGCCGTGCTGCGCGAGTCGGGCGGCTTCCGCATGGGCGCCTTCGAGCTGACCGACCTCATCGGGCAGGACGTCAACGAGTCCGTCACGCACTCCGTGTGGCGGGCGTTCTTCCAGGACGTGCGGTTCACGCCGTCGCTGGCCCAGCGCCGCCTGGTCGAGTCCGGGCGCCTCGGCCGCAAGAGCGGGCAGGGCTGGTACGACTACCGGGACGGCGCGGAGCGGCCCGAGCCGCACACCGCCGAGCCGGCCGACCCGCCCGCGTACGTCGTCGCCGAGGGCGACCTGGGGCCGGCCGCCGAAGTGCTCGCGCTGATCCGCGAGGCGGGCATCGAGGTGCGCGAGGAGGCCGAGGACAACGGCACGCGGCTGGTCCTGCCCAGCGGCGGGCAGCTCGTGCTCGCCGACGGCCAGACCTCGGTGGAGTTCCGGGACGTCGTCTACTTCGACCTCGCGCTCGACTACCGCGCGGCGACGCGTGTCGCCCTCTCCGCCGCGCAGAGCACCTCCCCGCGCACGGTCGCCGAGGCCACGGGCCTGTTCCAGGCGCTCGGCAAGAAGGTCAGCGTCATCGGGGACGTCCCCGGCATGATCGTCGCCCGCACGGTCGCGCGGATCGTCGACCTGGCGGTGGAGGCGGTCGCCAAGGGCGTGGCGACCGAGGAGGACGTCGACACCGCGATGCGCCTCGGTGTGAACTACCCGCTGGGGCCGCTGGAGTGGAGCCGTCGACTCGGCGACGACTGGGCCTGCTCGGTCCTCGGCAACCTGCACGAGTGCGCCCCCACGGGCCGGTACGCGCCGTCCCTGGCGCTGTACCGCCACGCGTACGCCGCCGACAAGCAGGAGGGCACCCCCTCATGA